The Saccharolobus shibatae B12 genomic interval ATAAGTGCTTTAGATAAGGATATGAAGATCGATAGTAGTAAAGTTCATATATCTACTGGTGGAGGAGCTCTTCTCTTATTTTTATCTGGAGAACGGTTACCCGCATTAGAAGCATTATCAATGTCGGTGGTGAATAGTAGTGATTAGTGTAGCTGTTAATGGATATGGTACTATAGGTAAAAGAGTTGCTGATGCTATCCTTAAACAACCAGATATGAGACTAGTAGGGGTTGCAAAGACATCTCCAAATTACGAAGCGTTTATAGCGCATCGTAAGGGGATAAAGATTTACGTCCCACAACAATCTATTAAGAAACTCGAAGAATCTGGAATACCAGTTGCTGGCACAATAGAGGACCTAGTAAAAGCCTCTGATATTGTAGTAGATACTACGCCCAATGGTGTTGGTGCACAATATAAGCCAATTTACCAACAATTCCAAAGAAACGCTATATTCCAAGGTGGAGAAAAAGCGGAAGTTGCTGATATTTCGTTCTCAGCCTTATGCAATTACGATGAGGCCCTTGGCAAAAAGTACATCAGAGTCGTATCATGTAATACTACAGCACTACTAAGAACAATATGCACAATAAATAAGGTCAGTAAAGTTGAGAAAGTTAGGGCAACAATAGTTAGAAGAGCTGCAGATCAAAAGGAAGTTAAGAAAGGCCCTATAAATTCATTAGTACCAGACCCCGCAACTGTACCAAGTCATCATGCAAAAGACGTTAACAGCGTCATTAAAAATTTAGATATAGTTACAATGGCAGTAATAGCTCCAACAACGTTAATGCATATGCACTTTATTAATATAACCTTAAAGGATAAGGTAGAGAAAAAAGATGTGCTTAGCGTTCTGGAGAACACTCCTAGGATAGTCCTAATCTCATCAAAGTATGATGCAGAAGCTACGGCAGAATTAGTAGAAGTAGCAAGAGATCTGAAAAGGGAAAGAAATGATATTCCAGAGGTGATGGTGTTCGATGACTCTGTTTACGTTAAGGGTAACGAGGTTATGTTAATGTATGCAGTGCATCAAGAATCAATAGTGGTACCAGAAAATATGGATGCAATAAGGGCCTCCACGAGGTTAATGAATGCAGAAGACTCAATAAGAATTACAAATGAAAGTTTAGGAATATTAAAGGGGTACCTAATATGAGCGAACCATCCTATTTCGTAAGCTTTTGGTTAAGAAAAATACTAGTACCAGTAGATGGTTCTGAGAACAGTTTAAGAGCTCTGGATCTTGCAGTAGACTTCGGTATGAGATACGGTTCAAAGATAACCATAATACATATATGTAGTGATTGTAGCAATACCAACGATATACAATCGCTTATTGAAAAAAGGGTAAACAACAAGATCGAATATGATTTAAAAATAGTTAAGATCAACATTAAAGAGTCCAGTGTTTCAAATGAAATTTTGAAAGTAATAAATGAGGAACCTTATGATGCAGTAATAATGGGTGCAAGAGGAACTTCACTAAATAGCGATATAAATATAGGCTCTACAGCTCTAGCAATATCAATTAATGCTCCAGTCTCTGTAATACTAGTCAGATGATTAATTTTAATGATTTTGAAGAATATTTTTCTAGATCTTTCATATCGTCAAATGTATACTTAACCTCTAAGAAATTCTTCCTCATGTCAATTACCTCTTTTTTAACTTCATTAACGTCCTTCTTGTCTATAATCACTTTCTTAAAAAACTCAGCAATCTCCTCCATTTCACTTTCTTTCATCCCATATCTGGTCATCTCTTGTACACCTATTCTTAAGCCACTAGGGTCGGAAACGTTTTCTGGCTTATCATAAGGCAACAAGTTTTTATTTACTATAATATTTGCATCTTCTAATAATTTAGCTATCTTATTCCCTCCACCGAATTGTCTTACATCTACCGCAACTTGATGACTCTTAGTATAGCCTAAATTCTCACCAATTACCTTAAATCCTCTTTCAGCTAAGGCCTCTGCTAAAGCCTTTGAGTTCCTTGTTATCTGATTAGCGTAACTCTCTCCAAAGTACTTCATCTCGATTGCTGTTACTGCGGTTGCCGGCAATCTATGCAAATGATGGTTACTAACAAACCATGGGAATATTGTCCTTGAAACTTGCTTAAAAACTTCCGAACCATCAGAGAAAATGGCCCCTCCCTGAGGACCAGGAAAAGTCTTATGAGTTGATACAGTCATAATGTCTGCCCCCTCTTTTAGCGGATTACTCCAGACTTTGCCTTCTATTAATCCGTATACATGAGCTGCATCATAAACCAATTTAGCACCAACAGCGTGAACATGTGGAGCTAGTTCTTTAGTAGGGTGAGGAAATAGATAAAGACTACCTCCAAGTACTACAAATTTCGGTTTTACTTCTTCTATCATCTTTATTGCTTTATCAACATCCACATTGATGTTTTCTTCATCAAATGGCATTTCAATGTGTTGAATGCCTAAAGCTCCTAATGTTCCGAACTTAGTATGACTGACATGAGCACCAGCTTGAACTGGAGCTATTAATGCCTTATCCCCTGGCTCAGCTAAAACTCTAAACACAGCAGCATTTGCTATAGTGCCACTAGTAGGTCTCAGATCACAATCCTTCGAGTTTGATATCTCATTCATCAAATCCATAGCAAGAGTTTCAATTTCATCAGTATATTTAGTCCCTTGATAATATCTCTTGTAAGGTTTGCCTTCTGCATATCTAGACATGAAGTCGCTCATATATACACTTTCAGCCAATGGACTCATTACGTTTTCAGATGCAATAAGATTCAAAGCCTGTGTTCTTCTCCATACGTTTTGTGCCTTAGTAATTTCAAGAACTTTCTCTAATTCTTTAGGAAATGACATAAGAGTAAAGTAGTTACAGAATATTTAAATTTTGATAAAAGATCAAACTTTCATTGCTCTTCCAAGTCTAGCATGGGCCTTACCTAACTCTCTGTTAGCTAAAGCTGCAAGAAGATTAAGTTCTCCAGATAATACAGTAGAAGCTACTATCTCTGCAAATTTCTTAGCGTTAGAGCCTGGTGGATTTCCACTACCATAAACGCCCATAATGGATAGCGCCTCTTTCTGTGTAGGTAATCTAGTGCCTCCTCCTATAGTACCTACTTCTAACGAGGGTAATGTAACTGATATGTATAAGTCCTCTCCTCTTACTTCAGTCCACGTATATCCAGAACTGCTCTCAACTACCTGGGCTACGTCTTGACCAGTAGCGATAAAGATCGCTGTAACTATATTTGCGAAATGAGCATTAAATTGAGATAAGGATCCCGCTCTTGCTGTTCCGAGCCAATTCTTTCGCAGATTTATATCGTGAATTAGTTGTGCGTTAGAGCGTAATACATTCTTTATAACGTCTTTCTTTATGAGTGCCTCTGCCACGACAGTTTTACCTCTACCAAAGAGGCTATTGACATTGGTCTGTTTCTTGTCACTGCACATATTTCCACTTACAGCTAAACAGTCAGCTGATGGAAAGTTTTCCTCTATAAATTCACACACTTTTTCAACGGCTATAGTAACCATATTCATCCCCATGGCATCACCAGTTTCAAAGGAGAATCTTAACCAAACGTTATTGCCTAGTACGAAAGGTGTGATAGATTTTAATCTGCCATGACTAGAAGTAGAATTTGTTATGTTCTTTATCTTTTCGACATTTTCCTCTATGAACTTTAGAAAATTTGGTATCTCTTCTATTGAATCAAACCTAAAGACAGGGGCTCTGGTCATTTCGTCTTTTAAAACCTTAACCCTAACTCCTCCGCTCAGCGTCACAGCCTTACTACCTCTATTTACACTCGCTATTAGCGCACCTTCTGTTGTTGCTAGAGGAACGTAAAAATCACCCTTGGCATAATCACCATTAACCCTAATCGGTCCGACTATACCTAGTGGTATTTGTACTGCTCCAATGACATTTTCTGCATTTTTATTTTTTATCTCACTATAATCAATAACTGTAGAACCGATTGAGGGAAGGCCAATTCCCAAGATTTTCTCTAACGCAAGTCTCCTTGCAACCATCGCAGCATTTGCTTCTAATAAATTATCAATCTCATGAAAAGAAATTTCTCCCCTTAGTAGTTTTTCTACGACTTCATCAATTTTCATCATTCAGCTACCCTAAACTTTATGCCATATTGTATTAAACCATTATATGAATCCGTGTAGACTCTCCTTAATGTAGCTTCTACCTTAATTCCTTCTTTTAGTTTGTCTAAATCTGCATCTACTATAGGTGCAACTATTTCTACACCCTCGTCTAATCTAACTAGCCCAATAACGCTTGGAAGTCCTTTTTCGTGTCCATCTCTAGATTGATATGAAACAGTATAGGATTCTAAGATTCCCTTACCGCTTATCTCAATCTTCTTAACGTTTTTACTACCGCATTTAGTACAATACGATGAATAAGGAAAGCTTATATGTCCGCAACTTTCACACTTGCTCGCTGTTAACTTGTACATGAATCTTTTGTTTCTCCAAACTTGAGGAGGAGCTATTTTCATTTAGATCACCTCGACAAACTAATACCATAACTTACTATACCTAAATCGTCTGAGGAAATTACGAGATAATCATCAACATTAGCCTTTTTGCCTTTAAACGAACCAATTAGTTGCATATGAGCCTCAGCGAGTTGATATAAGGCAGTAGCTCCACCAGCATGTCCTCTAGCTTTAAGCCCTCCACTTAGATTGACATTAACGTTATCTAAGTTATATAGGGACTTACCACTCTCAAATACTCCCGATTCCTCTAACATTAATGCAGCCATAATACTATAGGAATCATGAATATCAATTCCAGTCTTCTCAGTGAGTCTCATACCTAGCTTGTTCCTTAACATTTTTACAGAAGGCAAAGATGGAGAAAACTCATACCTAGCTTGTGCGGAAACGATCCGATTAATCTTCACAGAGGACTCAGTCTTGTTGCTTGAAAGTAAGACTATTGCAGCCCCATCTGCTCTAGCGCCAACGTCGAATAATCTTACAGGATCTGAGATTATCTGCGAATTAGTTACAGTATTTAAGTCAACCGGGAATCTTAAATATGCGAAAGGATTTTCTGTAGCGTTTTTGTGCATCTTAATAGCCCAATTTGCAAAATAATTTCCATCAACATTATACTTTTTCATATATTGTCTCATTAATAAGGCAGCTACTGAGTGGGAAGAGATGCCATTGTAATACATATACTCATCCAAATTTGTAGCTATTGTATCATAAAGATACTTGGAAGGGTAATCTGATTGCTTTTCAACTCCTATTATTAGAATTGAATTTACCATACCACTCTTAATCATTGAATAAGCGGTAAGTAAAGCGGCACCTCCACTGGCATCGGCATTGTCTACCTTAATAGCAGGTACATTAGGTTTCCCTATCTTTTCCGCAATCTTTGGTGCAATCAAGGATGCGTTATTCAGTTTTTGTGAATAGGCGTTAGCAACTACAATTAAATCAATGTTATTTACATCATATTCTCCTTCAAAGTTCTTATAAGCCTCAATCACTAAATCATAAATGTCATACTCGTAATATCTATCAATTGGTATCATTGATGAGGAATTAATGTAAACCTCTGTCATTATTCATACACCTTTATCTTATTAGTGTACTTAGCGTATTCAGCATAAGATACAAGTTTTTTGTTATTTATATAATAATCAACGGTTTTAGCCAATTTCTGCTTCTCCAATATACCTTCAGAAACTAAAATACTAAAAGCATCACTACCAGCGCCACTACCAAACGGGGCAACCAATATCCTTTCACCAGGCTTTGCAATATCCAACACTTTAGCTAAACCTAATAGGGCAGAGGCGTTATAGGGATTACCTATGTATGGGGAAACTAGCCCTTGTTTAACTTTTTCCAATGAGACCCCTAACTTTTTGGCAACTTGAATTGGAAACTTACCATTAGGCTGATGAAATACAAAATAATCAAAGTCAGAAATCTTCAAACCACTATTTTGTAGTAAATCACTAACAGCCGAGATTATATGATGGAAATATGCTGGTTCTCCAGTAAAACCTTCACCATGGACTGGATATGGAGTTCCATCTCTACGCCAAAAATCTGGGGTATCGGAGGTATACGATGAAGAATACTCTATCACTGCTGCTGAATGTTTCTCATCACCCTTACCTACTACAAAAGCAACACCAGCTGCTGCCGAACTCAATTCTAAAACATCCCCAGGATTAGATTGGGCAGTGTCAGCGCCAATCACTAACGCATAACTATCACTATTATGCAAAACGAAACTAGATGCTAATCTTAATCCTACTGATGCAGCCCTGCATGCAAATTCCATATCTGCAGTTGCCGAATAATTGTTAATCCCTAGTGCATCTATTAATATGGTAGATGTTGGTTTTACTGCGTAAACTTTGGATTCTGAGCCAAAAAGGACTAGCCTTATTTTAGAAGGATCAACTTGAGCCCTCTTAATTGCGTTTATTGATGATTCCCAAGCTATAGTTGTAGAATCCTCATCATGACCGGGAACTGACTTTTCAGTTAATCCAAGACTTCTCACAACACCCTCATCGTAACCCCACATCTTAGCTATATCCTCTACTTTTATTCTATATCTTGGAACATAAGCTCCCCATCCTATAATAGCGGAAAGCATTATTTTCTAACTGCTTTGATCAAATATAAGGTTTTCGATTTTTGTCTATGAGCTTATAGACAGTTGACGAATGAATTAAAAAACAAATAGAGATTAATTTAAAAAACTATTGTGAACTCCTATCGGCGTAAAACATTTGATAACGTTTGGGATTGAGGGCATTTACAATATGAGCAAAAGCAGACTGTGGATCACTATCTTCACCACATGTATAAACATCAAGAGTAGCATAGTTATACTCATTCCACGTATGAAGCGCTATATGACTCTCCTCCACTAGGGCTATAACCGAAACCCCTCCTTTTTTCCCACCAAAAGACCAAGCTTTAATTTCCACTAGCTTCATATGAGCTATATTTACAGCTTCTAGGACTAGCTTCTCTAGAAACTCCTTATCGTTAAGTCTCTCAGCATCGATGTCATATAGGTTGCCAAACACATGTTTTCCTATTATTCTGTCTTCTTTGCCTTCGGGGGAATTATTTTTTTGTAATACCTCTTGTTCTGACATCTTTCTTTCTTATGCCCCCATCTGATTCTCAACAATATGAGAATAATAAGTGTATCTATCCCCATGAACCTTAGGATAAACGTTATAACTAGCTAATAAGTAGTACACACAATGACAAAAAGTATCGGGATTGGAACCATTTTGATAATAATAAGTATAATTATAATTGGCTCTGTTGCAACAATATTTTATCTTGAGAATGTAGATGTTAATATTACAGTAAATCCATTATATTGGAGAATATATTCAAATAATTACGAAGTGATAGCGTTCTCGATAACCGCCATAAATAACGCTCCATTGACTCAAACACTCAATATAACGCTATTATCACTTTATCTCGTTCCGGGATCAAATGGAGTATTAAAACCAATAGCCAACTCAACAACAATAACCGTAAAACCACACTCTTCCTCAACAACAATAATTTACATAGGATTCTCCTCCCCAACACTACTTCCAGAGATGGAGAAATTTACAGTATTAGTACATGGACTTTACGGCTATTCAAAGCAATTTGGTAATGTGAATACGATTTACACTACAGACTTAACGAGAAGTATGGCAGTATTTATGGGAATTAACCAAAACCAATTCCCATTTCTCTCAATAGTTGGAAGCTTTACTCCAACTGCGAATTTCAACTACAGTTATAATATAGTATATTATCAATACAATTATACTTCGAATGCTTCATTCCTACTTACAAAGTTCACCATATCACCATTAGGCAACCAATACCTTCAGCCAAGGACCTACAACGTGACATTTAGTTACTTAGATCACATAAACTCCTTCTTGATTAATATTCCAAGAGGTACTCCAGTATATTTCTACTTACCGGTACCCATGGCAGACTTCAATATGACAGTGATTTTACAAGGTCAGGGAGTTAAATATCAAGGTTATTTCACGGTAACCTTGGGATAGATAAGAAAAACTTTTTAGGCAAATGACGAAAGATCTTATAAGTGCCGCCGTAGCTCAGCCTGGTCAGAGCGCCGGACTCATACGCGTAATATCTGGGAAATCCGGTTGTCCGGGGTTCAAATCCCCGCGGCGGCACATTTACTAAATCTGTTAACAATTTTTTATATTATTTCCTCGATAAGAATAAGCACCAAAAAGTAAAGGTTCATTGATAATAATTAATATAATTGTGTGTGTTTAAGCTTTTATCTTTCCCCGAGACGATGTTTGTAAGTTTCAATCTTATTCATCAGGTTGCCTATCAACGTTTTAGTCTGAAAGCTGACACTCTATCGCTTTATAGCCTCCTCAGCTCTTACCAAGTACTCCTTAGCCCTCAAGTAGAGGTCTTTGTTGTCACAGGCTACAGCATTTTACAAATACATCGCACTAACCATAGATAACTGAAATGTTGGACATACTCTATGATCCTATCAACATCTTCTTCAGAATCAGCTTCAGCAACTATCCTCGTAACTCTTTAAATATCTTATTCGCGTATTAATATTCCTCTCGGTCAATAGTAGGTACTTAGTTAAACCTTTTAAACATTGGTTTAACTTATATCATATGGTTTATCAAATAAAGTTAAGGAAAAAAGGTGTGGTCATCTTACCTAAAGACGTTAGGGAAAAACTTGACATAAAGGAAAACGATATGTTGCTAGGTGAAATTAAAGGCAGAGAGTTAATTTTACGTCCCTTGAAACCCAAAATAGTAAGAGTTGATCCGAAAGTAGTGGAGCAAGCTCTTGAGGAAGAGGAGGAGGCTGAAAGGAGAAAAGAAGAGGAAATATTTAATGATAGTTGACACTGGAGTTCTAATAGAGTATATTAATGAGGCAGGAAAATATCATGAAAAGGTCAGGAAGTTAATTGAAAGTAGTACTTCGCTTTTCGTCACACCCATTACGTTGAGTGAAGTGTTGTACGTAAGTTATAGGGTTTATAGAGAAGCAGGGTTAAACGATGCTAACGATTACGCTAAGGAATTTGTTGAATGGTTATCAAGTAAACTTAAAGTAACTGAGATTAACCACGAAATAGTGATAAAAGCGGGAGAAATTAAGAAAAAGTATGGGATAGCTTTACCAGACTGTTATGTAATAGCTACTGCAGATTATTTGAAAGATAAGGCCCTTTTTAAGAAGGAAAAAGAAATTATACAAGCTCCAGATAGGATTAGAAAGGAACTAGGAGATATTATTACTTTTATTGACGAGATATGAGAACTAACATTAACGTAAGGGATAGGATTCTCTTGCGAAGAAGTCTAAATATACTCTTCTAGTAGTTATTCCAAAAATTATTATACACAACAAATAACGTAATTAGCTAAGGTCGATCCCTCATTAAGATATTCCATATAAACCCTTGTTCTCATACTCCTTTCTGCTCTCCCACTCCTAGGCGTAATCCCATTAAGTATTATCTTACAAGCTAGTCTGTAATTCTTGCTTTTCTATGAAAAATTCTGTTAACGAAGTAAATTATATTAATTACGCATTTGACACTCTCTTAAAAGGATTTAATAATAATATCTGAGTAACATCAATAAGTTTAAGTCTTTATCTCTCTCCGAAACGGTACTTGTAAGTCTCAATTTTACTCCTTAAGTTATCAACGAGTGCCTTAGTTTCAAAGCTTACACTCTTTCCTTGCATTGCCTGCTCAGCCCTTGATAAGTACTCCTTAGCCCTGAAATAAAGATCCTTGTTATCATAAGCTACAGCGTTCTGCAAATACATCATGCCAAGCATAGCTAACCGCTTAATATACTCCTCATCTTTAGCAAACCTGATATTAACCTCAAAGCTCTTTATGTATTTTTCATCAATCGGCTGGCCGCTATCTGGTAAGATTGTAATTGATTGCCTCCTCATAAAGGGAGTGATAAGATTGCTACTCTGAAGATATTTCCTAAAATATGCTATTGAAGTTACAATTACTATTATTGGAATTATTGTGCTAAGGGTATTAGCTAGCGTTACATTGTGTAAGAAATAGTAAGGGATCGAAAACGACAGTACAGTCGCTATTGCTGTAGGAAAACCTATAAACAGCAATGCTAAACCAAGCCATTTCAAAAAGGATAACTTCTTCCCCTCCATAATTCTTCCCTTAGTTAAATTTATTTATAAAGTTTTAGAATTCCATTAACAACATAGACCAGCTTTCTGACATAGATATTCTCCACCTAGCCCGCAAGCAGTTGCTACTCCTAATGAGATAATTAATTGGAGCAATTCATCACAAGAAGGTACGCATATCACTACACATACACCGTAGATGATAGGATCTTCAATAAATATTAGACAAACCCCACTACAAGCTTCATCGCATGCTACGCTTTCAGCGACGCCTTCAGCCAGCAATCCGCATAGTACCGAAACTATTGCTTTACATATTTCACATTCTATCGGATTCGGGTCTTTTCCTTCTTCACTTTTTTGTTGTAAAGGGTAAGGTTGGTATAGTTTGTCTGGTATTAGTACTTCCTTATTCTCTATCCTCTTAGTCTTGGTTCCACAACCAGACACTCCTTCCTTAATCAAAACCCTATGCTTGTCTCCTTCCCTTCCTAAATACTTCGCTTTAAAACTTCTGAGTATACTCTGAGAACCGTAATTTATCCTATAAGTTATCTCGTGGTCACCGAAAGGATCACCCTCTATCAACTGACTCCATTGAATTATCTTTGACGGTTGTCCTTCATACTCTATTAATGTCACTCCTTGTCTAAAAATTCCTTTATCATCTTTCTTCTCTTCATAATGCAACAATTTAATACTCTTAGGCTTTAAACTCTGAGGCATATGATTATTGAGAACTTAAAAAAAAGTTAACTATAATGGAATACCTTAACACTATTCATCACTTATTTTTATTCTAACCTAACTAGGTTATAGTTTGAAAGAATAGCCCAATTCCTTTATTTAAAACTATTTAAAACTAGACGCAATAGAAGTCCTTAACTCTGCGTAGAGATGCTAACAGCCTTAACAGATACCGAAGATATGAATAAGAGGGCTAAAGAGGATAAAGCTATGTTCAAATACCGTAGTTTCATCAAAAAAATTAATTAGTGTTGAGTATAAAGACAAAATCTCCACGTAAGAAGATAATGCATAGAACTCTTTGTACATTTAAAGAAAATTTGTAAATATTTAGTTAAAGATCGTTAGCCTTAATAATTAGTCTAACGTTTCTGTCGAAGCATATCATTATTCTTGAGAAGAAATCTTCCCTGCCTAAAATTAGGCTGGGATATATACCCTCACCTAAGTTTACGAAGTCTAAAGATGTCACGGGTATCTGTAATGTCTCATTAAGTTCCACGAAATGAAATTTTATGTTATACCTTTCTTTTGTAGTGAGCAGATTAGAAATTATAACTTTATCGACTAAACGGTTTTTTTAACGAGAATTCATCAAAACACTTTAAGAACGTATCATTTCTAATGACAGAAAACCTGCTTCCAGTATCTGGAAGGGCTTAAACTAAATACTCGCTACCTAGTTTTGGACACTCCATTTCCACTTTAAGTAAAGGTAAATACGTATTATTAACCTTGACAAAAGGTACTTCTATCTCGCGAGACATTATTGACTCTCTACATATTTGATGGAGACTAAAATATCGTAAGTCCCTTTCTTATAACCCTTCTTCTCCATGATCTTATCAATCTCCTCTTCGGAATCGGCTTCAGCAACGATCCTCCTATCGTAATCTATCGCGTAATATTTCCTCATAACCTTGATGGGAGTAGTCATATTCTCAATTTAAATATGAACTTGCAGAACTATATCTTTGTCTGTTATGCTCTATTAACGAATTTTTGAACTAGAAATGTTAGTGTGCTTGGTTGTTTAGTATTTAAAAGCTTAGAATGTCTCTTCACTCAGAAAAAGAGGAGAAAAATAAGTGTTAGGAGACAATAATAACAATATCAGCTGCAGAAGTTAATGTATATTGGTTATTTGGTCTAAAAAGCTCGAATATGACAAAAATCTATTTTTAACAACATTTTCAAAAATCGAAAGGGAATAATATTCACGTTATAGATAAAATATTATGGCAAGAAGTTCAAGATTTATACACTAGAATAGAAGAGAATGACAAAGCAACTGAGGTGTTTAAGGGTTTAACGTCTCATACGATGTAGATTCTTTCATCTAATACTTAATCTAAATTATATTATTAGAATGAAAATTAACCCTTTAACACAAAGGTGTTAAATCAAGCCTATTAATTTAACGTTTTTGACATCCGGTCGTCCGGGGTTCAAATCCCCGCGGCGGCTCTAATTAAATTAGGTCATCTACCTTAACTTTTCCCTAATTACAAAATTTTCAAAATTATAGATAATTACTCTTTGAGATTATTTCTGCAAAATGAATTTAGAGTCTACGGAGATTAGCAAAGTATATTATACTTTATGAGATTTTAAAGGACAAGGTCTTCTAAACGTATGAAAGGTTTCCGTGTAATTTGAAGGCTTATTGTTTCCCTTTAAACTGCGACCGACTATAATGGGTTTATATTCATCCGATATTTTGTTTTGATTATTTTTTAAAAAGTTTTCAAAGTCTCCTTAAACTGCAAGGATTTTCCTATAAATGCTATTTTGTTTTGAGTATCACCGACCTAGATTGTATTAAAAAAATTTTCATGAGTATCGAGAGTTAAAAAAGCTGTTCAAAACATTTATATCATAGGGGTGAAAACATTGGAAAGAGAAGTAAGTAAAGAATACATTATAAAAAAGTTTGAAACCGAAATAGCAATGCAACGAAGAAAATATATGATGTACTATACAACTAAACCACCTTCATACTACATGGTTTCTTGGTAATCTTGTAATATATTCTAAGATAGTGAGGGTGAAATAGTTGATAAATCGTAAACCTTTTTTATTGAATTAGAATTAACTTATAAATGTAGTCAGCAATGTTTTTATTGACATAATCCACCTAAAGATCTAAAATTTTATATAGCTGATAAAGCTCCAAAACCTAGATCTGTAATAGAAATGAATGAGCTAAACTTAAGTGAGTGGATATCAGTAATTAATCAAATTAAAAGGTTAGATGAAAAATACGAGGGAATCATGGATGTTGTGATAACTGGAGGAGAACCGTTGTTAAGAAGCGATTTAGAGGAAATCTTGTCATACATTACAAGACAAAAACTAAGGCACATGTTATTAAGTAGTGGAGAACCTATTTTCGATGACAGAATTACAAAATTGTTAGAAAGTGGTCTAGAAAAGATTAGAATTAACCTTACTTCACATAAATACGTCTTT includes:
- a CDS encoding AbrB/MazE/SpoVT family DNA-binding domain-containing protein encodes the protein MVYQIKLRKKGVVILPKDVREKLDIKENDMLLGEIKGRELILRPLKPKIVRVDPKVVEQALEEEEEAERRKEEEIFNDS
- the speD gene encoding adenosylmethionine decarboxylase, whose amino-acid sequence is MSEQEVLQKNNSPEGKEDRIIGKHVFGNLYDIDAERLNDKEFLEKLVLEAVNIAHMKLVEIKAWSFGGKKGGVSVIALVEESHIALHTWNEYNYATLDVYTCGEDSDPQSAFAHIVNALNPKRYQMFYADRSSQ
- a CDS encoding PIN domain-containing protein, encoding MIVDTGVLIEYINEAGKYHEKVRKLIESSTSLFVTPITLSEVLYVSYRVYREAGLNDANDYAKEFVEWLSSKLKVTEINHEIVIKAGEIKKKYGIALPDCYVIATADYLKDKALFKKEKEIIQAPDRIRKELGDIITFIDEI